Part of the Quercus lobata isolate SW786 chromosome 6, ValleyOak3.0 Primary Assembly, whole genome shotgun sequence genome, taaccttacttctaaattaaaatactaaaagcccaataaactactaggacctaaaacataaaaatacaattgacttgcaaacataaataatattaaataataattatcttTCATCTCCCGCATCATTCTCCTCTGGTTGGAGAAAACTCGACCTTGAATTTTAAAGCATTGAAGGATTAGGAAGCTGACAAACAACACTTGCTTCAAGTTTGAAATCACCTTAGGGAGCtagggaaaagaaaaaccttgaattccaCCGCATCAAACTCATTtggaataacaaaatcaatgtgtGGAATTAGTATAATCTCTTCTTGAATCTTATGAGCCATAGGAAGCACTTTGGTTTCAACCTCTTCGACTTCACCAAGATGTAGATCATCAAGGACTGTGGTGGATCGATCAAAAGCACATTCAAAAACTTCAACTTTCACATCATGTGCACCCTCTAACATAATACTCTCTTTAGGCGCCATCTTTTCACCTTGCTGTTCTTCAATAGATTCATTTCTTTGCATGCTTGTTAAAGCAACACTTGTTGAGGCATGTACGTCTATGTCAACATTAGGCTTTGGTGTTGCTGGAGGATTCTCCACGACCAAGATATCACCATCAATGTTGTCTTCTATGGGGGTAGCAATAAGTTCATTATGATCAATTATCCTTGGTTTCCCAATTGAATCGAGTTGAGTCTTCATTTGCTTCATTTGAGCAGTCCTGTCTTGAATCTCTTTCATGAGCTTTACAGTTAATTCCGTTACTTTCCTGGTAGATAATTCCTTGGTAGATTGTTCAAAAGTGCACTGAGGACATGATAtgggatgaggatgaggatgaggattcATTGCATTTGCTTCAACTTGAAAAGTACCACACTGAGATTGGGGTAGATACTTAGCTCGATAGTATGGTGACAAATACTCATCACAAagcttttctttcatatcttcCCACACAGTAATGGCAGGTTCATAATCCATATAGCGGAAACGTTCAAGATTCTCTCAAAACCTCTGTGCTTTACCTATTAACTTCGACTTGGCATACCTAACCTTTATGTTATCTGCAAAATTTGCTTGCTCAAAGAATTGCTCCATCCCATTCATCCAGTTGACAAAATCTCGTGGATAAGTTTCATAACCATCAAAATAAGGTGCTTCTAATATTTCCATGATTCTCTAAAATAGTGCTTCAACAAATAGCTACTGTGATTTTCTCCTTGATAGTGGCCAACTTACTGTACTATAGTCACAGGCTGGCAGCAACTGTGGATAACAGCTTTGGGGCCTATACGTGCAATGGGCTGGTAGCAACaagacttcttcttcttcttcttttccttttttttttttttttttttttttttttttttttttttttttttgcaaaataataaaatacagtACACAGACTTAAAATTGAAGAAGCTACAGACACGGACTTTAAAAGAAAGTCAAACGAAAGACTCTAAATTGAAAGACACGGACTCAAAGTACAGACTTATGAAAAAGAAACCACAGAAACTAATGAAAGAGAGCGGAATCTCTAAATTGAAAGAAGGTTGCTCGGCGATGGGCTTGCAGGGCTAGGGGTTGACAACTGTGGTGGCACGGCGACAAGGAAGGCAGTGGCGGCACGAGACATGACGGTGGTCGACGTGATAATGGGTTCAGCGGCTGGTGGCTGTTGGGTTTTGGGGCGGTGGGTGTTGATCTTGTGGGTTTCGACGGCTGGTGGTTGATGGGTTTTGAGGCGGTGGGTGTTGatcttgtgggtttttttttttttttttttgtgggtgatATTTTCTGGTTCTTTCCTGCGGTGATGCTTCAATAGATCGgtgtttgctctgataccaaaactgACGCAGCACAAccagaacaaaattgaaagaacggaaaaataaaggatatgacctaggagtcagcacctaggccttgcttggagtcagcaccaagcgggGGAAACGGTGATGCTTCAACAAATCGgtgtttgctctgataccaaactgacgcaggacaaccagaacaaaattgaaataacggaaaaaataaaagatatgacctaggagtcagcacctaggccttgcttggagtcagcaccaagcagggaaaccactaggagtcagcacctagggtagacctgaagtcagcaccagaccaaagaaagaccaaacggccattgttttcattcatcaaaatatcaactaactcctcaaggagtacaataggttgcttataaaggattactaaaccctagttctaattggctaggaaaccctaattgccttattacaaaaatacccttgctggctaggaaaccctaattgccttattacaaaaataaccttacttctaaattaaaatactaaaagcccaataaactattaggacctaaaacataaaaatacaattgacttgcaaacataaataatattaaataataattctcTTTCATCTCCCGCATCAAAGATTAACCTTAAGAACTCAGACAACTCAACTTGTATGCCAAGTTTTAAATTGTGAATTCATGAAAAGATGTTGGAGTTCTATAACCAGAAAAACAGACTCAAATCAGTAAAAGTTGTTAAGGGATTGAGGGGCTTATTTAGTCATATAAGAGAACAACCCTTTTGGTTGTTTTTATGACAAGTAATCATTACTTTTAGATGAAATATttcttctagattttttttttcctttgatcgCACTCGCCTTTGCTTTCTAAAGAAGAGGAAAACTACTCTAGTAGTCAAGATAACAATAGAATTCAGAGGAATTGCTATGTTTGTTTAGCtccaagaaaaaggaaaaaaagaaacggCTTAGTTCAtagattgaataataaaataaaataaaacaagttaAATCAAGACATTATCATATTAATTTCCTTCTATTTAtctcagcaaaaaaataaagcaagaaGATGATTTATATGCAAGTCTAAATTGCGAAACTCACCATGGTTCTTACCATCATCAGACGATGCTTGTGTTGCAGAAGTAGATTTGTTTGAAGATAATATTCCCTGCCTTGAACAATCCATTCCAATTGCAcctaaaacacaaatattaaaaCTTAAGTTGGGGATTCTCTTTTGACATACTACTTGTACATAATACATTAGAAGAAGACATACTATTTGTATACATTAGATATATCATAATTAATATTAAGTTTTAACTGTCCACACCTAAATGTATCATTTTACCATTAACAATTTTCTTTAGCAATTTGTATGCATGTGCACTTACAATCTAGGAAACATGGCAAGGAAGTATCATTGAGAATATTATAATAATCCCTCGCACATTCACAGCTATATGTGAAATTTGATGTTTTGTTGCAAAAGCCACCTCCACAATTGGTCCAGTGGCACACTGTAAgaccaaaataacaaaattaatgtgttaattaaaaaaaaaactgcaactATAAGTCTACGTCaaataaggttaaaaaaaaaaatgttattacgATCGAAGATTGATTCATTAGCTCTGCTCCCTTTGTCTTGGACGGGTGAGGAGGCATTCATGCAGGAGTAATTGATGGTACCTAAAAAATTCATCCAAAAACTATCAGCGTCATCAAATTATGGAATTCTTTAATTGTTGCTAAACTAGATCAAATGTTTAATATACAATCATAAGGATTATCATACAACATgtaaagtaaaaaattacaCTTCAGGTCAGGTATAAGATCATCATCACATCTTTACAAGTGTTTGATGTTTGTCCCTTCCAAGTAAGTTGGACAGATATCAGCGCAACACAACTCTATGAGATAATTAGAGTGTGATTGACATACATCACCAACTTTAATTAGTATATCTAATCTTGATATTGTAGATTATGCACTGTTGTTATTTGATCTTGACATCTTGATCTCTTTGGAAGAAATTTAGTCCACTTTACTTGACTACTGACCACACAATTTTATCTAACTTTTAGTTTAGGACCCCTTCAACTTTCCCAAATAAACCATATTGAACTACAATAGTGTTCTGATACCATCAACAAACaccacaaaaattaataaaaatttggcAAGCTATTGCTACTCATCCagtaataaaaatacaaagcaATTCATTAACAAATTCTTTTGCAGTGTGAGGGATTGTAGTCATATATTCACACGCACACATATAATCCACTtggatttgagagagaaagagagagctctTACAATTGGGAACCACACAAGGTAGAAATTTGAAGTTTTCGGCAGGGCCATAGTTAGCCTGCTTCCACCCAGGATTGCATTCACATTCAAACAAGACGAAAGCGCTTTGATTTGATGGCTTGCAAGTTCCTTTTCCACACACCACTTCTTTGCACACATCATCTGTggtatcaaaaagaaaagaaaaagataatcaGTGTGACAAAAGTCATTTCAATCCCAATTTATAGTCATACAGAtatgaaaatcaagaaagagTAGAAGACCTAGTTATAAGAAACTGCCATGATGGGAATTAATAACAGTATAATACAGAAAACCAATAAAGAATGAGCTTAAATATGACCCAGGAAGTTTTAAAGAAATGTAAAGATATTAGGAGAGAGAATAAGTAAAAGGTTTAACAACAAACCAAAGACAGGGGGCAAAAGGTAGCTTAAAGCAATCCAAGGTTGCAGAACAAACAAAACTACAAGAAAACCAGTGACACAAGTGGAAGCCATGTCTCACACAAACAAAGgcagagtgagagagagaagctgTGCTTCGTATATAATGGGTTAATCGAAACAGTTTGGAAAAACAGGAAGCTTTTGTTGACGGAAGTGCGAAAGCTAACGTGGCTGAGCAATAAATGCTTACACGGCCAGGTGGGGTGGGTCGTTGGACTTGTTTAAAAGGTAAAGGCGAAAACaccttttatttcttatatttacAGACTATTCTCAttttagttcttatatattacttttattgtttttagtccttatcttaaaaaatattttttgttttggtccCTGCCATTACATCAGAAATGGAAAAAACTGATGTGACAAACGACAGAAATAgataatactaaattaatgtccacgtggcctaaattaataataaaagatacCACGTCagtatttaaattaaaaaaattaatttattaattttaactaaatataaaaaattaaaaacagaattaaaaaccaaaaatcacatgaattgaaatctaagtgtgtcttgaacaagaacaacaagaacacaaacctagaaactaaaatccaaaaattaaaaatttcaaaatcacaattttctcaaacctagcaaaatcatcaaatcctaaaaccccaaagtaccaaatcaatcaaaaaatacaacacaaccaatccaaacaaaaaaaatctcaaactcagaAAAACTCATCAACCACCACATCTGAAGAAAGCCACGAACCTAACGACAAAAAACCCCATCACCCAATGTCAGTTCCTTGAACCTAACCCCGAGATCTTAACTGAAGCCTTTGGATCCTTCGAAGTAGCGCCTATTGAGAATCACCTCGTAGAACACATAAGCCTCGACGAGAAACCTGGCCTCACTGGTCCGCATGTACTAGTCGAAGTAGAGCTTGCTAATCTGGCTGGTGATCTCGCTGATTTCCCAGCGGTGGAGACCGGAGTCGACGAGCTCCGATCGGTGATCCTGCTGGTACTTCCAAAGCTTCGTGTACACCTTGAAGACCTTGTGGAATTACTGCTGGCTTGTCATGTGACCGTATGCCGGAACGTCTTGAACCCTTGCGAACTTTCGGTCCGCGCCTTCCACCAACGCCCTGAACGTTCGCAAAACGACATCGTTCTTCTCTCCCAttacca contains:
- the LOC115995065 gene encoding uncharacterized protein LOC115995065, whose amino-acid sequence is MASTCVTGFLVVLFVLQPWIALSYLLPPVFDDVCKEVVCGKGTCKPSNQSAFVLFECECNPGWKQANYGPAENFKFLPCVVPNCTINYSCMNASSPVQDKGSRANESIFDLCHWTNCGGGFCNKTSNFTYSCECARDYYNILNDTSLPCFLDCAIGMDCSRQGILSSNKSTSATQASSDDGKNHANGQLPESSVQGNQPNFFTGFNRLVINFEHLGEAVSDIYRAIQNSMGPKLFLTLPAMLNQKYWEKLHFNLCRLRV